GCATAGCGCAGAGATTTCTCTACATTTTTGAGCGTGTAAGCTCTTGGCTTGTAGTAAGCATTGTAATGATCATCTAACGCACTGATGGTGCTTACGCGCATAAGATCAAGCCCAGCATCCACGATGCCGCGAATGTGATCTGTGAGCCCGGCATTGGTATTAATATTAATGTACCCCATCTTGGTTTGCTCACGCACTTGTTTGATAGCGTCAATGATGATTACTGCTTGCGTACTAGGCTCGCCTTCGCAACCTTGTCCGAAAGAGATAATGCTCTCAGGCGTTCGCAGATGCTCCAGCATGATTTGGGTAATCTCTTCGACCTTAGGCTTGAAGTTCATTCGAGTCTGTGGAGCTACGAAGCCACTCTCATCCGGTTGTTCAGAGATACAGCCGAAGCATCCAGCATTGCAGGAGTAGGAGACCGGAACAGCCCCTTCCCAGCGCTGCAGAAATGTGTTCGAGGCTGTGAGGCACTCATAGCCGAGCGCACAATTGGACAAATGCGCATAAAGCCGATTGTCCGGATACTTGGCAACCAGTCGCTTAACCTCGACTTCCAGCTCATTCGGATCACAATGAATGGGATTCCAGTAGTAGGGGTTATCCGTTAGGCGGGCCGCTACATAGAAGCCGTCCTCTTTCCAAACGACGGCGGTATAACCGAACAGCGGCAGTGCTTTGGTCTTGTCCGATTTGACATAGCCTGGCAGCAAGAGTCGGGTAAAACCTTGCGGCAGCAAAGCGCCAACCGCATGGTAGTCGCCTTCTACCAGCTTCATATCGCCGGTCGCCGCGTCAATACCTACCGGTCGCGTGAACGGAAGGCTGACAAGGGTTGATCCCTCAGGCAGAGGAATCAACTCTTCGTCTAATATTTCTGTTATCATTTCTGCGTTACGACCAAGCGCCAAGAAATCGGGGTGGTCGAAGACGTTGCCTTGCGAATCTGAATAAACCAAGTTCATAACGGGTACTCCTCTTGTACATAAAGGATAAACGACTTAAGTCGTCCATAAGGACGACCGCGTTTGTCAAGGTTGAAATTAAGAAGCAGAATTCTTCACTTTGCTTTTGTGATTCGTTGTATTCCCAGTCCCTGCCGTTGGAGAAGCCAGAGAATCCAGGAACTCTTGATTGGTCTTCGTATCGGCGAGCTTTTTGATGAATTGTTCGGTATATTCATGCGAATCATTCATCCCTTTGCGAAGCGCCCATACCTTCTCGAGCTCATCCTTGCCCAGCAAGGCCTCTTCGCGGCGCGTACCGGATCTGCGAATGTCGATCGCAGGGAAAATGCGGCGTTCCGCCATTTTACGATCCAGATGCAGCTCTAGGTTACCAGTACCTTTGAACTCTTCGTAGATGACATCATCCATACGCGAGCCTGTTTCGACTAGGGCTGTAGCAAGAATCGTCAAGCTGCCGCCTTCTTCAATATTACGGGCTGCGCCGAAGAACCGCTTAGGGCGATGGAAGGCTGCTGGATCAATACCACCGGAGAGTGTCCGGCCTGTCGGCGGAACGACGAGGTTGTACGCTCTGGCTAGACGAGTGATACTGTCCAAGAGAATAACGACGTCTTTCTTATGCTCAACTAAACGCATGGCGCGTTCCAGCACGAGTTCGGCAACTTTGATATGATTCTCAGGCAGTTCATCGAAGGTAGAAGCAACGACTTCCCCTTTGACAGAACGCTGCATATCCGTCACTTCTTCCGGACGTTCATCAATGAGCAGAACGAAAAGTTCGATCTCCGGATAGTTCGTAGATATGCTGTTCGCGATTTCTTTGAGAAGCAGCGTCTTCCCCGCTTTGGGAGGAGCAACAATCAAACCACGTTGACCCAGTCCAACCGGGGCAAGTAAATCCATGATCCGCATGGAAATTTTGTTAGGCTCGGTTTCAAGCGTAACCCGCTTGTCCGGGTATAAAGGCGTCAACGCCGGGAAGTGAAGACGCTCCGCAGCGGTTTCTGGTTTCTCGCCATTCACCGCTTCTACTTGAAGAAGACCGAAATAACGCTCATTCTCTTTGGGAGGGCGGCATTTCCCTGAAACAATATCGCCTGAACGCAAATCAAATTTGCGAATCTGCGATGCCGAGATATAAATATCTTCCGAACTTGGCAAGTAATTAATGGGACGCAAGAAACCGAAGCCCTCTTGGAGAATCTCGAGGACACCTTGCATGAACATTAGACCACTTTCAGCAGCTTGTGCACGTAAAATCGCAAAGATGAGTTCTTTTTTCTTCAACGTACCGTAATAAGGAATCTGGTGTTTCTTGGCTAGTTTATATAATTCAGTAAGCTTGAGTACTTCAAGCTCAGCAAGCTGCATGCTCATGTTTCGACCACCAAACTATTAAATTTTCAATTGGATTCTAGCATTGCCTGTTGTCTGGAACTTTATTCCTCACTCTCGCGCCAAACCTCAGCGCCCAGTGAAGATAAATTAAACACCAAGTTCTCATACCCGCGGTCAATAAATTCGACGCCAGACACCTCCGTGATGCCTCCTGTCCGAACACTCAGACCTGCAAGCACAAGCGAAGCTCCTGCTCGTAAATCCGTTGCACGCACTTTGGCTGAGCTGAGCTGTGAACCCTCGATGATCGCGGAGCGTCCCTCCACTTTCATCTTAGCTCCCATGCGCACAAGCTCAGGGATATGCTTGAAACGATTACTATAAACATGATCGGTTAATATACTAACGCCTCTGGCTTGGCACAGCAGACTCGCCATTGGAGACTGTAAATCGGTTGCAAAACCAGGATAAACCAAAGCTTTCACATCAACGCTTTCGTATTCAGGCTGACCCACAACTCGAATGGATTCATCCATTTCGTAGATATGTACACCCATTTCCTGAAGTTTGGCCGTTAGAGCTTCCATATGTTTGGGAATGACATTATCCACGGTAACATCACCGCGGGTAGCCGCAGCAGCGATCATATAGGTACCTGCTTGGATGCGGTCAGGAATTATGGAATGGCGGCAACCATGCATTTCGGTTACCCCTTCGATTCGGATCGTTTCGGTTCCAGCGCCTTTAATTCTTGCTCCCATGGAGTTTAATAGTGTAGCTACATCTATGATTTCAGGCTCTTTGGCCGCGTTTTCGATAATGGTAACACCTTTGGCCCGCGAGGCTGCCAACATGATATTGATCGTTGCTCCTACGCTTGCCATGTCCAAGTAAATCTTAGCGCCGCGCAATTCTTTGGCACGTATCTTCAGCGCACCGTTTTCATTGCTAACTTCAGCGCCTAAAGCTTCAAACCCTTTGATATGCAAATCAATCGGGCGCGGTTCGAAGTTGCAACCACCTGGCAAACCAATCGTTGCCTCTCCAAATCTCCCTAGCAATGCTCCCATTAAGTAATAGGATGCTCTCAGCTTCTTCACTTTGCCATTAGGCATCGGCAAGGATTTCATGCGACTGGGATCGATCGTCATCCGATCTTCATTCCAATCAATTGTGGCGCCTAAATCTGTCAAAATTTCTGTATATATAGCCACATCACTCAGATGTGGAAGATTATCCAAAGTTACCGATGTTTCTGCAAGAATTGCCGCTGGAATGAGCGCTACTGCACTATTCTTAGCTCCGCTAATTTGAACGGTTCCCCGTAGTGGACGTCCCCCGACCACCATTAATTTCTCCAACATGCTTCTCCCCCTAAATCCAGGTGCCTTCCTAACTACAACCAAATAAAATCCAAAACGTCAGCAATTCCCCATTCTACCTTTACAAAAAAAATAAAAAGTCCATGCCAAATACAACACTGCTGTCCAGTGGAGTGAATCTAAGATAAAAACAGAAGAAGGAAACGCCCGTAAGAACGCATACGTTGGACATTTATTAATCTGTCTTCCGTATGCGTCATACTGCATTTCCTATCCTATCTATACAATTGGAATTAAGCTTGGTTGCTGCTTCCGAACAATTGAATTTTGGATTTTACGACTTCGATCATAGCACTGCGAGCTGGGGTGAGATATTTACGAGGATCATAAATTTTAGCATCTTTGTTCAGAGCTGCGCGGATGCTTTCTGTGCAAGCCACTTGGTTCTCTGTGTTTACGTTAATTTTGCCAACGCCAGCAGCGATGGATTTACGAATCATTTCGTCAGGTACGCCGGATCCGCCGTGTAGAACAACTGGAACTGGAATCGCTTTGGAAACCGCTTCGATAATATCAAAGTGAATGTTAGGCTCGCCTGCGTACATCCCATGTGCAGTACCTACAGCGATAGCCAGACAGTCAACACCTGTTTCTTCGTAGAAACGGATTGCTTCTTCAGGTTTTGCAAGGTTTGCGTGCTCTTCGTCTACCGAGATGTCATCCTCAACACCACCGATTGTTCCAAGCTCACCCTCAACGGATACGCCCATTGCACGAGCAGCTTTAACAACTTCTTTCGTCAAACGAATGTTTTCTTCGAAAGAATAGTGGGAACCGTCAAACATTACGGAGCTGAATCCTGCACGGATACATTTCATTGCTACTTCAAAGGAACTACCATGATCTAAGTGCAAAGCAATCGGCAGACCGGATTTTTTCGCTGCTGCTTCTGCAATAGCTACTGTAAATTCGATACCCATATATTTCAGTGCGCCTTCGCTAACACCATAAATGAACGGGGACTTTAATTCGATTGCAGCTTCTACAATCGCTTGAGCAAACTCAAGGTTGTTCATGTTAAATTGACCCACCGCGTATTTGTTCGCTTTTGCCTTAGGTAAAAACTCATTCATTGAAACCAATGCCATGTTTCTCTTCCTCCTAGAACCTGTAGTAGTTGCGTATACCGCTCTTTGTCATACCTGAGTTATTATAGCACATAAATTTTCAAATGATAACCAAGCCCTGACTTCGGCAACAAAAAAAGACCCTATGACTAGGATCCTACGGCAAAACCACTGCTGGATTCATTATTAAGCTGCATATTGACCGCCATTCGCAACTCATCGATATCAAACGGCTTGGTAAAATGCATGATGGCGCCCAAATCGGTTGCTTCTTTGATCATATCAAGTTCGCCATAAGCAGTCATCATGATCACTTTAATCGAGGCGTCGATTGCTTTCACATGCTTCAAAATATCCAAACCATCCATACCTGGAATTTTCATATCCAATAGCAGCAGGTCAGGCGAAGAATTTTTCACGATTTCTAAAGCCAACTTACCGTTCGAGGCTTGATAGGTATCGTACCCTTCGTTACTGAATACCTCCATTAGCAATACGCGAATCCCATTTTGATCGTCGACAATCAATACTTTTTTCTTCATGAGCCTAGTTCCCTCCCGAAAACGAATAGCGATTCGTATCTTCTACACGATAAGTAAAGATATTCGCTATCCATTTTCGTTTTCCTTCTGAGAGAGAGACTTAATTGAAAACTTTTACAAATAAGTTGTTTTACAGGAGACCACGCCGGTGCCGCGCAAAATATTAACGGGCAATCAGCTGCGCTGCTTTCACGAATTCACGGAAAAGCGGCTGCGGACGATTCGGACGCGAAGTAAATTCTGGATGGAATTGTACCGCCAAGAACCACGGGTGACCCGGAAGCTCGACCATTTCGACCAAGCGGCCATCTGGTGAAGTACCGGAAATACGCAGTCCAGCGGACTCAATCGTCTCGCGGTATTCGTTATTGAACTCATACCGATGGCGATGTCTCTCGTAGACAAGCTCATCGTTGTAACATTGCTCAGCAAGGGAGCCTGGAACAATTTTGCAAGGATATAGGCCCAGACGCATGGTACCGCCCAGATTTTCGATATCTTTCTGCTCTGGAAGCAAATCAATAACCGGATAAGCTGTCGTCGGATTAATCTCAGAGCTGTTCGCCCCGTCCAAACCTGAAACAGAACGTGCATATTCAATAACAGCCACTTGCATACCCAAACAAATACCGAAGAATGGAATTTCTTTCTCACGGGCATAACGAATGGCGGATACTTTCCCTTCGATCCCACGATCACCGAATCCACCCGGAACAAGAATCCCTTGTACTCCGGAAAGCAGAGAATGCACGTTATGATCAAAAATATCTTCAGCGTTTACCCAACGGATATTAATTTCGGAATCATTATCAATGCCAGCATGACCTAGAGCTTCCACAATACTGAGGTAAGCGTCATGCAGAGCAACATATTTTCCAACAATAGCGATTTCTGTTTTCTTGGTTAAGGATTTAACTTTGCGAACCAAACTTTCCCACTCTGTCATGTTCGGCTCGTTCGTTGTAAGCTTCAGGTGATTAACAACATAGTCGTCCATGCCTTGCTCACGAAGCATCATCGGTACTTCATATAGCGTTTCAGCATCTCTGCATTCAATAACTGCCGCTGGATCAATATCACAGAACAAAGCTAATTTGCGCTTCATGTCTTCCGTCAACGGATGCTCGGTACGGCAAACAATCACGTGCGGTTGAATTCCCAGTCCGCGCAGCTCTTTCACACTGTGTTGCGTTGGTTTAGTTTTCACTTCACCAGCCGCCTTAATATAAGGAATCAGCGTAACGTGAATGTACATGACATTCTCGCGGCCGATGTCATTTTTCATTTGACGAATAGCTTCTAAGAACGGCAAACTCTCGATGTCACCGACAGTTCCGCCAATCTCTGTAATAACAACATCGGACCCCGCTTCGCGGCCAGCACGAATAACACGATCCTTAATTTCATTCGTGATATGCGGGATAACTTGGACAGTGCCGCCCAGATATTCGCCTCTGCGCTCTTTGGTA
Above is a genomic segment from Paenibacillus sp. HWE-109 containing:
- a CDS encoding radical SAM protein, whose amino-acid sequence is MNLVYSDSQGNVFDHPDFLALGRNAEMITEILDEELIPLPEGSTLVSLPFTRPVGIDAATGDMKLVEGDYHAVGALLPQGFTRLLLPGYVKSDKTKALPLFGYTAVVWKEDGFYVAARLTDNPYYWNPIHCDPNELEVEVKRLVAKYPDNRLYAHLSNCALGYECLTASNTFLQRWEGAVPVSYSCNAGCFGCISEQPDESGFVAPQTRMNFKPKVEEITQIMLEHLRTPESIISFGQGCEGEPSTQAVIIIDAIKQVREQTKMGYININTNAGLTDHIRGIVDAGLDLMRVSTISALDDHYNAYYKPRAYTLKNVEKSLRYATDKGVITSINYLVFPGVTDREEEIEAMIEFVRRTGLKLIQLRNLNIDPESYLGIIPKARGELLGMKQMIEIFQEELPDVILGSYSHTPKFYTSDRSTAAMVL
- a CDS encoding CTP synthase; this encodes MTKYIFVTGGVVSSLGKGITAASLGRLLKNRGLKVTIQKFDPYINVDPGTMSPYQHGEVFVTDDGAETDLDLGHYERFIDINLSKSSNVTSGKVYSSVITKERRGEYLGGTVQVIPHITNEIKDRVIRAGREAGSDVVITEIGGTVGDIESLPFLEAIRQMKNDIGRENVMYIHVTLIPYIKAAGEVKTKPTQHSVKELRGLGIQPHVIVCRTEHPLTEDMKRKLALFCDIDPAAVIECRDAETLYEVPMMLREQGMDDYVVNHLKLTTNEPNMTEWESLVRKVKSLTKKTEIAIVGKYVALHDAYLSIVEALGHAGIDNDSEINIRWVNAEDIFDHNVHSLLSGVQGILVPGGFGDRGIEGKVSAIRYAREKEIPFFGICLGMQVAVIEYARSVSGLDGANSSEINPTTAYPVIDLLPEQKDIENLGGTMRLGLYPCKIVPGSLAEQCYNDELVYERHRHRYEFNNEYRETIESAGLRISGTSPDGRLVEMVELPGHPWFLAVQFHPEFTSRPNRPQPLFREFVKAAQLIAR
- the fba gene encoding class II fructose-1,6-bisphosphate aldolase, which gives rise to MALVSMNEFLPKAKANKYAVGQFNMNNLEFAQAIVEAAIELKSPFIYGVSEGALKYMGIEFTVAIAEAAAKKSGLPIALHLDHGSSFEVAMKCIRAGFSSVMFDGSHYSFEENIRLTKEVVKAARAMGVSVEGELGTIGGVEDDISVDEEHANLAKPEEAIRFYEETGVDCLAIAVGTAHGMYAGEPNIHFDIIEAVSKAIPVPVVLHGGSGVPDEMIRKSIAAGVGKINVNTENQVACTESIRAALNKDAKIYDPRKYLTPARSAMIEVVKSKIQLFGSSNQA
- a CDS encoding response regulator is translated as MKKKVLIVDDQNGIRVLLMEVFSNEGYDTYQASNGKLALEIVKNSSPDLLLLDMKIPGMDGLDILKHVKAIDASIKVIMMTAYGELDMIKEATDLGAIMHFTKPFDIDELRMAVNMQLNNESSSGFAVGS
- the rho gene encoding transcription termination factor Rho, translating into MSMQLAELEVLKLTELYKLAKKHQIPYYGTLKKKELIFAILRAQAAESGLMFMQGVLEILQEGFGFLRPINYLPSSEDIYISASQIRKFDLRSGDIVSGKCRPPKENERYFGLLQVEAVNGEKPETAAERLHFPALTPLYPDKRVTLETEPNKISMRIMDLLAPVGLGQRGLIVAPPKAGKTLLLKEIANSISTNYPEIELFVLLIDERPEEVTDMQRSVKGEVVASTFDELPENHIKVAELVLERAMRLVEHKKDVVILLDSITRLARAYNLVVPPTGRTLSGGIDPAAFHRPKRFFGAARNIEEGGSLTILATALVETGSRMDDVIYEEFKGTGNLELHLDRKMAERRIFPAIDIRRSGTRREEALLGKDELEKVWALRKGMNDSHEYTEQFIKKLADTKTNQEFLDSLASPTAGTGNTTNHKSKVKNSAS
- a CDS encoding UDP-N-acetylglucosamine 1-carboxyvinyltransferase; its protein translation is MEKLMVVGGRPLRGTVQISGAKNSAVALIPAAILAETSVTLDNLPHLSDVAIYTEILTDLGATIDWNEDRMTIDPSRMKSLPMPNGKVKKLRASYYLMGALLGRFGEATIGLPGGCNFEPRPIDLHIKGFEALGAEVSNENGALKIRAKELRGAKIYLDMASVGATINIMLAASRAKGVTIIENAAKEPEIIDVATLLNSMGARIKGAGTETIRIEGVTEMHGCRHSIIPDRIQAGTYMIAAAATRGDVTVDNVIPKHMEALTAKLQEMGVHIYEMDESIRVVGQPEYESVDVKALVYPGFATDLQSPMASLLCQARGVSILTDHVYSNRFKHIPELVRMGAKMKVEGRSAIIEGSQLSSAKVRATDLRAGASLVLAGLSVRTGGITEVSGVEFIDRGYENLVFNLSSLGAEVWRESEE